One window from the genome of Nicotiana tomentosiformis chromosome 5, ASM39032v3, whole genome shotgun sequence encodes:
- the LOC104102196 gene encoding mechanosensitive ion channel protein 2, chloroplastic — protein sequence MAAAGSLHLSHYLGTCKNHERLKKYSPIQNTVGRSRWHSCCTSLSSLSSRQDSWSIHHVRGLQVKKHVLPYRSHLFKCNSFLKPEQAFDISSVKNAAHILKRSYNSLQGSPLMLKLLPAIGILAFAVWGLAPLLRQSRNILLQKNDNSWGKSGTFHVTTFYLQPLLLWTGAMLVCRALEPMVLPTEASQIVKQRLLNFVKSLSTVLAFAYCLSSVIQQAQKFFMETSDTNDTRNMGFQFAGRAVYTAVWVAAASLFMELLGFSTQKWLTAGGLGTVLLTLAGREIFTNFLSSIMIHATRPFVLNEWIQTKIEGYEVSGTVEHVGWWSPTIIRGEDREAVHIPNHKFTVNVVRNLTQKTHWRIKTHLAISHLDVSKINNIVADMRKVLAKNPQVEQQRLHRRVFLENVNPENQALLILISCFVKTSHFEEYLCVKEAILLDLLRVIRHHRARLATPIRTVQKIYSDADLENIPYDSAFNRGAASTRPLLLIEPSYKINGEDRTKGRPIRVNGEEDTKEKATMKSAPDSKVETKSGPASDPKVKETVPANSHGKDVPISDLKLDPKVDKVAHAETKDDLKTPSDPKPSKVTVKTTSKPISIADSKSAEAPTIDSKALSENSSSNKQVKRNAVDNSAASPSSDVREKTGGVSSPSKREDERLAATQPSVSSKPALEENIVLGVALEGSKRTLPIEEEMSPPPNPTESKELATSRSSSSSSNASTVAEKDKQDGQRSNRPNSAAPDQSGKRPSTGN from the exons ATGGCTGCTGCTGGTTCTTTGCACTTGTCTCATTATTTGGGGACTTGCAAGAACCATGAGCGCCTTAAGAAATATTCACCCATACAG AATACAGTAGGAAGGAGCAGGTGGCATTCTTGCTGCACGAGTTTGTCATCTTTATCATCG CGGCAGGACTCTTGGAGTATCCATCACGTAAGAGGATTGCAAGTGAAGAAACATGTGCTCCCATATAGAAGCCATTTGTTCAAGTGTAATTCTTTCCTAAAACCAGAGCAAGCTTTTGACATTTCTTCTGTAAAGAATGCTGCTCATATACTGAAAAG ATCATACAATAGCTTACAAGGCAGCCCGCTTATGCTTAAGTTGCTTCCAGCAATTGGAATCCTTGCTTTTGCAGTTTGGGGTCTTGCGCCGCTACTGCGTCAAAGTAGAAACATACTCCTCCAA AAGAACGATAACAGCTGGGGAAAGAGTGGTACATTTCATGTAACGACCTTTTATCTTCAACCTTTGCTGTTGTGGACTGGGGCAATGCTTGTCTGCAG AGCATTGGAACCCATGGTGCTACCCACAGAAGCTAGTCAAATTGTTAAACAACGACTTCTGAATTTTGTAAAATCATTGTCTACTGTGCTAGCCTTTGCATATTGTTTGTCCAG TGTTATTCAACAAGCACAGAAGTTTTTTATGGAGACAAGTGATACAAATGATACTAGAAAT ATGGGCTTTCAATTTGCTGGTAGAGCTGTGTATACTGCAGTCTGGGTAGCAGCTGCGTCATTGTTCATGGAGTTGCTAGGTTTTTCTACACAGAAATGGTTAACTGCGGGAGGACTTGGTACTGTCTTGCTGACACTTGCTGGACGTGAG aTATTCACCAATTTTCTTTCAAGCATCATGATACATGCCACACGTCCATTTGTCCTTAATGAATGGATTCAAACCAAGATTGAAGGCTATGAAGTTTCTGGTACAGTTGAG CATGTGGGCTGGTGGTCCCCCACAATCATAAGAGGCGAGGATCGAGAAGCTgttcacattccaaaccacaagTTTACGGTTAATGTTGTCAGAAATCTGACTCAGAAAACTCATTGGCGTATTAAAACTCACCTAGCCATCAGTCATTTGGATGTCAGTAAGATAAAT AATATTGTAGCTGACATGCGCAAAGTTTTGGCGAAGAATCCCCAAGTTGAGCAACAGAGGTTGCACAGAAGAGTATTCCTGGAGAATGTCAACCCTGAAAATCAAGCCCTGTTG ATCTTGATATCCTGCTTTGTCAAGACGTCACACTTCGAAGAATACTTGTGTGTCAAG GAGGCTATTTTGTTAGATCTTCTCAGAGTTATTCGACATCACCGAGCTCGGCTTGCCACTCCCATCCGTACGGTTCAGAAAATATATAGTGATGCTGACTTGGAAAACATACCATATGATTCTGCATTCAACCGTGGAGCAGCATCAACTCGTCCATTGCTACTGATTGAGCCATCCTATAAGATCAATGGGGAAGATCGCACTAAAGGTCGACCAATTCGTGTGAATGGTGAAGAGGACACCAAGGAAAAGGCTACCATGAAATCGGCACCTGATAGCAAGGTTGAGACGAAGAGCGGACCTGCATCTGATCCTAAAGTCAAAGAAACAGTTCCAGCTAACTCTCATGGTAAAGATGTGCCAATTTCTGACTTGAAACTTGATCCCAAAGTTGACAAAGTGGCACATGCTGAAACCAAAGATGACCTTAAAACACCGTCTGATCCAAAACCAAGTAAGGTGACAGTGAAAACTACCTCAAAACCTATCTCCATAGCTGATTCAAAGTCTGCAGAAGCACCAACTATTGATTCCAAAGCTCTCTCAGAGAACAGCTCTAGCAACAAGCAAGTTAAGAGAAATGCAGTTGATAATTCTGCAGCTTCTCCATCATCAGATGTTAGAGAGAAAACAGGCGGTGTCTCATCTCCTTCTAAACGAGAGGATGAAAGGCTAGCAGCTACACAACCATCTGTATCATCAAAACCTGCACTGGAAGAGAACATTGTTCTTGGTGTTGCTCTCGAGGGTTCGAAGAGAACTCTTCCAATTGAAGAAGAGATGTCGCCGCCACCAAATCCAACGGAGTCCAAGGAGTTGGCTACTAGccgtagtagtagtagtagtagtaatgcTTCTACCGTTGCAGAGAAAGATAAACAAGATGGACAGCGTTCAAATCGTCCTAATTCTGCAGCTCCCGATCAGTCGGGCAAAAGGCCCTCTACTGGCAATTGA
- the LOC104102195 gene encoding uncharacterized protein At4g38062 — translation METVHEALDEAKLEIEKLRENYQSKAEFCDNLKRAHNELVTKNQEANLKVEKLTHELTGKEDELAVTKQLYEAIETKLKDKETAVRHLSSINDKLRADYAEMLRKCEEENKGLALALDDANATDMDLEHQIRSLKQEIEGLREVASASQKKKSSEAEKRAKDSKELRNNNDMLLDMEEENRKLADQLKWRKDQFMNLEEAHGKLRQQLQKCEEENKGLALALDGANSNNMDQEQQIRSLKQEVEGLREFVSASQKKSSEAEKRAKASKEPRHNDDMLLDMEEENRKLADQLKWKKEQFSHLEEAHGKLRQQLRKYEEDNRGLALALDGANATNLDQEQQIRSLKQEIEGLREFLSSSQKKSSEAEKRANVSKELRHNDNVLLEMEEENKKLTDQLKWKKEQFSHLEEAYGKLRQQHREEEKEWVKERCTLLDEISKLQLNLDSQLRISKDLESRLWMCNQALAHEESRRKLLEVQLAESKTSFDSVCAEYEESKSTIESLTSQRDKEIANLRDILGTRDTLHKEMEYQFRRLEQENHELMTSLKEFQEAKIQEAGASSCSLSKLRNKLKGVELVHKDCFSNLKAKEAEWASKLEQLTWELNCCKSSLQSKGTLITELQEELETCESLTLQLTLQNEETSMMLLVLKSQFLELHQRVADDYASMELGKREGAENISTLIKQLNTKNEALVRVQKDLEKEREKVALLSEKVESLNSEEQQQQLPLQREVDTLKKMLKEASASQHHLKEQVLHTKSDLKQVRDALDRANEELAESFSEGNELEFELQVWKSVAEKLKANLEENHQMRRQVEASLLAQADVEFDLKLETESLELKLAEKDRRVTELQQQLFDLNEELTRREQKTLLNVEDKTISQDLQKEVEYLEQEWVRKELEGAILAQVEAETKHKNEKESLHQLVEEKDHRIYDLQKEVEYLEQEWVRKKELEGAILAKVEAETKHKNEKESLHQLVEEKDHRIYDLQQLVNSLEIEFESSTSSFSVRLSEMQAEVDMFHKTWEKMRTAEILKEIEIQMRNLVIAELENNLSDSVGERTELEAELEAKRSETDMLQLRLEKQIRSSDIVIKKLHGEKAKLLDDVNKLSSDKDKLLDTFMGLLERTDLISKEDMQLSVSLERMVQNCDNNSMLETDLKWDNEFDPVKENKSRQPSTPTKRLEAIIDDRSPLRSLNN, via the coding sequence ATGGAAACAGTACATGAAGCACTAGATGAGGCCAAACTTGAAATTGAAAAGCTCAGGGAAAACTACCAAAGTAAAGCTGAGTTCTGCGATAACTTGAAACGAGCCCACAACGAGCTGGTAACCAAGAATCAGGAGGCTAATTTGAAAGTAGAGAAGCTCACTCATGAATTGACTGGGAAAGAAGATGAACTTGCTGTCACGAAACAACTGTACGAAGCAATTGAGACGAAACTAAAAGATAAGGAGACTGCTGTCAGGCATCTAAGCTCTATAAATGATAAGCTTCGTGCTGACTATGCTGAGATGCTTCGGAAATGTGAAGAAGAGAATAAAGGGTTGGCATTGGCTTTAGATGATGCCAATGCAACCGATATGGATTTGGAGCATCAGATTCGTTCTCTCAAACAAGAAATTGAGGGGCTAAGGGAAGTTGCATCGGCTTCACAGAAGAAAAAGTCCTCGGAAGCTGAGAAGAGAGCCAAAGACTCCAAAGAGCTGAGAAACAATAATGACATGCTACTGGATATGGAGGAGGAAAACAGGAAGCTCGCAGATCAACTAAAATGGAGGAAGGATCAGTTCATGAATCTGGAGGAGGCTCATGGCAAGCTCAGGCAACAGCTTCAAAAATGTGAAGAAGAGAATAAAGGGCTGGCATTGGCTTTAGATGGTGCTAACTCAAATAATATGGATCAGGAGCAACAGATTCGTTCTCTCAAACAAGAAGTTGAGGGGCTTAGGGAATTTGTATCTGCTTCACAGAAAAAGTCCTCGGAAGCTGAGAAGAGAGCCAAAGCATCCAAAGAGCCGAGACACAATGATGATATGCTACTTGATATGGAGGAGGAAAACAGGAAGCTCGCCGATCAGCTAAAATGGAAGAAGGAACAGTTCAGTCATCTAGAGGAGGCTCATGGCAAGCTCAGGCAACAGCTTCGAAAATATGAAGAAGATAATAGAGGGCTGGCATTGGCTTTAGATGGTGCAAATGCAACTAATTTGGATCAAGAGCAACAAATTCGTTCTCTCAAACAAGAGATTGAGGGGCTACGGGAGTTTTTATCATCTTCACAGAAGAAGTCGTCTGAAGCTGAGAAGAGAGCGAACGTATCCAAAGAGCTGAGACACAATGATAATGTGCTACTTGAGATGGAGGAGGAAAACAAGAAGCTCACCGATCAACTCAAATGGAAGAAAGAACAGTTCAGTCATTTGGAGGAGGCTTATGGAAAACTCAGGCAACAACATCGAGAGGAGGAGAAAGAATGGGTAAAGGAGAGATGCACGTTGCTAGATGAGATTTCTAAGCTGCAGTTGAATTTAGATTCTCAGCTTAGAATATCAAAAGATCTTGAAAGCCGTTTGTGGATGTGCAATCAGGCTTTAGCTCATGAAGAAAGCAGGAGAAAGCTACTGGAAGTTCAACTTGCCGAGTCTAAAACATCCTTTGATAGTGTCTGTGCAGAGTATGAGGAATCAAAGTCTACAATTGAGAGCTTGACAAGTCAGAGGGACAAAGAAATCGCAAATCTAAGAGACATATTGGGCACAAGGGATACACTTCACAAGGAAATGGAGTACCAATTCAGGAGGCTAGAACAAGAAAATCATGAACTGATGACATCCCTTAAAGAATTCCAGGAAGCGAAAATTCAAGAAGCTGGAGCTTCTTCTTGTTCGTTGTCAAAACTCCGAAACAAGCTCAAAGGCGTGGAGCTGGTGCACAAGGACTGTTTTAGTAATCTCAAAGCCAAAGAAGCTGAATGGGCTTCTAAATTGGAGCAACTTACGTGGGAGCTCAATTGTTGCAAGTCTTCATTACAGAGCAAAGGCACTTTAATAACTGAACTTCAAGAGGAGTTAGAGACATGTGAATCATTGACACTGCAGTTAACGCTACAGAATGAGGAGACTTCGATGATGCTTTTAGTGTTAAAATCTCAGTTTTTGGAGCTCCATCAAAGAGTTGCTGATGATTATGCTTCTATGGAACTGGGAAAGAGAGAAGGAGCTGAGAAtatctccactctaatcaagcAGTTGAATACGAAGAATGAAGCTCTTGTTAGAGTTCAAAAAGATCTTGAAAAGGAGCGTGAAAAGGTAGCACTGCTATCAGAAAAGGTCGAGTCGTTGAACTCTGAAGAACAACAACAGCAGCTTCCTTTACAAAGAGAGGTTGATACACTGAAGAAAATGCTGAAAGAAGCATCGGCTTCTCAACATCATCTAAAGGAGCAGGTATTGCATACAAAGAGTGACTTGAAACAAGTTCGCGATGCCTTGGATAGAGCAAATGAAGAACTAGCTGAAAGTTTCAGTGAAGGAAATGAACTGGAATTTGAATTGCAGGTGTGGAAATCTGTTGCTGAAAAGTTGAAAGCCAACCTGGAAGAAAACCATCAAATGAGGAGACAAGTAGAAGCCTCCCTTCTTGCCCAAGCCGATGTTGAATTTGACCTCAAACTAGAGACAGAAAGCCTTGAACTCAAGCTAGCAGAAAAAGATAGAAGAGTGACTGAACTCCAGCAGCAGCTCTTCGACTTGAACGAGGAACTCACAAGAAGGGAACAGAAAACACTGCTTAATGTTGAGGACAAGACGATCTCTCAGGATCTTCAGAAGGAGGTGGAGTATTTGGAGCAAGAGTGGGTGAGAAAAGAGCTTGAAGGTGCCATTTTAGCACAAGTGGAAGCAGAAACAAAGCATAAGAACGAGAAAGAGAGCCTCCACCAGCTTGTTGAAGAGAAAGACCACAGAATATATGATCTTCAGAAGGAGGTGGAGTATTTGGAGCAAGAGTGGGTGAGAAAAAAAGAGCTTGAAGGTGCCATTTTAGCAAAAGTGGAAGCAGAAACAAAGCATAAGAATGAGAAGGAGAGCCTCCACCAGCTTGTTGAAGAGAAAGACCACAGAATATATGATCTCCAGCAGCTTGTTAACTCACTGGAAATTGAGTTTGAAAGTTCAACTAGCTCATTTTCAgtcagactctcagagatgcaaGCAGAGGTTGATATGTTTCATAAAACTTGGGAGAAGATGAGAACGGCTGAGATTCTGAAGGAGATCGAAATACAGATGAGGAACTTGGTGATTGCTGAGTTGGAAAATAATTTGTCCGATTCTGTTGGAGAAAGGACAGAGCTTGAAGCTGAGCTAGAAGCGAAAAGATCAGAGACAGACATGTTGCAGCTTAGACTTGAAAAACAAATAAGAAGTTCAGATATTGTGATCAAGAAACTTCATGGAGAAAAGGCGAAGCTTCTTGACGATGTTAATAAATTGTCATCAGACAAGGACAAGTTGCTTGATACTTTCATGGGACTATTAGAAAGAACTGACCTGATATCTAAGGAAGATATGCAGTTAAGTGTGAGTTTGGAAAGGATGGTACAAAACTGTGACAACAAcagtatgttggaaacagacttGAAATGGGATAATGAATTTGATCCTGTTAAAGAGAATAAAAGCAGACAGCCCTCAACTCCAACCAAGAGATTAGAAGCTATTATTGATGATAGATCGCCGTTGAGATCTCTCAACAATTAG